The following proteins come from a genomic window of Corallococcus sp. NCRR:
- a CDS encoding glutathione S-transferase N-terminal domain-containing protein, translated as MSALDKPVIIGRSSSHFTRIARLFAVELGVDHSFQVVRDLLSTNPEDYGGNPALRIPVLKTAQGAWFGALNVSRELWRQSNPRLRVVWPEDLDTPLLANLQELTLQAMATEVTLVMEKLAGAGEGTTHARKLRESLLNMMSWLEENASAALAALPPERDLSYLEVALFCLVTHLEFRDVLPTASYAALNRFCQQFAQRPSASATQFRFDV; from the coding sequence ATGTCCGCGCTCGACAAGCCTGTCATCATCGGCCGTTCCAGCTCGCACTTCACACGCATTGCCCGGCTCTTCGCCGTGGAGCTGGGCGTCGACCATTCCTTCCAGGTGGTGAGGGACCTCCTGTCCACGAACCCGGAGGACTACGGCGGCAACCCCGCGCTCCGGATCCCGGTCCTGAAGACAGCGCAAGGGGCCTGGTTTGGCGCGCTCAATGTCTCACGTGAGCTGTGGCGACAGTCGAATCCCAGGCTCCGGGTGGTGTGGCCGGAGGACCTGGACACGCCGCTGCTGGCGAACCTGCAGGAGCTCACCCTGCAGGCCATGGCAACGGAGGTGACGCTGGTCATGGAGAAGCTGGCCGGCGCCGGTGAAGGCACGACCCACGCACGCAAGCTCCGTGAGTCCCTGCTCAACATGATGTCGTGGTTGGAGGAGAACGCGAGCGCCGCGCTGGCCGCGCTCCCGCCCGAGCGGGACCTGAGCTACCTGGAGGTCGCCCTCTTCTGCCTCGTGACCCATCTGGAGTTCCGGGACGTCCTACCCACGGCCTCCTATGCGGCACTGAACCGCTTCTGTCAGCAGTTCGCCCAGCGCCCCTCCGCCAGCGCGACCCAGTTCCGCTTTGATGTCTGA